In Etheostoma cragini isolate CJK2018 chromosome 19, CSU_Ecrag_1.0, whole genome shotgun sequence, the genomic window CCGATTTCACATTTACAGACAGGATCTAGAAAGAAATGTTGACACTATCCCATTAATTTTACTgtactaaaataaatgaaaggaggaagaagaatcaTTGTTCAGAGACAGGAGTCTCATTCAAAGACTTTGTCTGTTAATTCCACGGTTTAAATAGCTGTGTGTACCTTGTCCCAGACGTCCTCTGTGGACTCCATGATGTTTCCAAAGAAGGGGTTAACTGCTGCGTTGGATACCAGGATATCAATGCCTCCACACTGATCCAGAGTCTACTCCAAACGCAGAATGAGACTATTACTGAGCTTATGAGTCTAATTAATCAACGACAAGCTGATAATTATTGGTGTGCAGCCATGTTAACCAAACTTGTAGATGCAGTTGTTTGAGAACCATGTAACTGTGGTTGATAGAATACCATTTGAACCAGTTTTTCTCTTTCGTCTCCTTTGCCAACATTACAGGTGGTCCCGGTCACTTGGATGCTCTGGCTCTGCAGCAGTGCCACAGCCTTGTCCACGTTGGCCTGCCGCCGGCTGCTGACCACCACATGGGCTCCTCTCTTTCCCAGAGCCTGAGCTGCAGCTAAACCAATtctgaggaggagaagaaaatcAGTAAGGGATCCAATCTGTAACAAATGCTATTGCCATCAATATAGTTACATAATGTTATTATGAgattaatgttttacatcatttCAGATGCCATCCTTTGAGATTTCAAGATTCAACATTCAATGTTTTATGGTCATTTCAATGTACTTAAACGGAATTTGCTTTAGAGAGCTCacataaattaaaacatgaagcTTAGAACATAACATGGTCGTACTAAAGACATAAAACAAGTGGTAAAAATGCTAAATGATCCTagtcaaataatacaaatgtaaataaataaatccaatgtTCCCATAGGGATGCTATCAGCATCATATGATGTGTTGAACTGTGTACATACCATTTAGGGTGGCTGTGCTTGTTCTAATATTTTTTAgccattttaaagatttgtaAAAATGGTGTCCCTTTATGTAGTCTAGAGGTGTACATTTCAAGGTTAGGTAGACCATGAGATACAGTTTGATGCACCACTTTGCTCAGCCTTTTCCTGTCTTGACCTGGGGTGTTGCAGTCACAGTTCAGTTATTACAAAGGTGAGGATGCTCTCAATACCAACTTAATCAAATATGCatcattcatttctttaactAGAGAAGCTTTTCAGCTTTCCTACACAGAAAGGTCTTTCTTCATAGGATCCCAAACTATTATAGATTACATTGTCAAgtgaaatgtttaatgttataTTTCATTCGTTATCACTACTTTATCAGGGCAGCTAACTTTTGCCATTTTCTTAGTAACTGTTCTGTGTATTTTAGTATAGCAGTATAGGCAAAACAGGAAATCTTTGTGGAATTCTTACCCATCTGTAGAGGCAGTGACTATGGCTACCTTTCCAGCGAGGCTACTTTGAGACATTCTCCTTTGGCCAGCAACAGGATTTGTCCTAATGCACCTGAATACACTCCTCAACATCACCTGTGAACAGAGAATGGTATCTAGGGTAGAGGTCACCTGGACTCTGAGAGCAGTGGTGCACAAGCTGAATACTGAGAGATATAAGTACACGGTGAATGTTGAAATCGGTAGGCAGACTCAGACAACTCAGTTCAAGTGTATAGCCTACTTTTACACCTTTGGCTACATTGTATAaggaaacaaatgcaaatatgcaaatgtaatCAAGAGCATTATCTTACCCTGCAGTTCATGCAATATTGAACAGGAAGTTGTACAGTGAAAAAATTTCCTCTCAAAGTCTAGCCTGGACCTTAGACTACTGACGATTCATGTCACTGCAGTCAGTGTTTTCCGGGTAAAAAACttgctgtcaaaataaaagcctccgGGAAGCAGCCCAACAAGATTGGTTGCCGTTTAGATAGTTGTACAGCCAAGTTTGTCAAACAAatcatgcatttatttactatactatattgTCCAGTGGTAGTCGAAGCGTGGGCACACATTTTTGGTTTTCTCAGTTTGCAGCTTGGTTATATGCTTATGATTAACGGCCAAATTCAGACGTCCCTAAACGCAACCCGCAAAACAAGCCAATCACACAGGCGTTGTGTTCAGGGCTGCGGTTCCCTTCGCGACTTCACAGATGTTGGATTGGTCTAAAGCCCACAGCTGACGCTCAAGCATGCTATTTAGATCTGTGGACTGCTCTGAGGAGGCGGAGATCTTTTTGTTGTCATAGCCGAAGATTGAACGCTGATGGCCTCAGATTTTCACGCCTGAAAAGAAGTGATTTTACGTACCATCGAATGTGACGCCGATGCTAGCTAAGTTTAAAGgcgataagaaaaaaaaagcaacgtaagtattttttaaagatgggCGCTAACGTTTGCTGGCAAACAGGTCGACTTTAGCGGTTTAACCCGGCGgtaccattgttgttttgaactgAACTTTAGTGTTAGCAGCAAGCGGCGATGAAGACAGCCAACGTTAACATAGCCAACATctgcgttagctagctaacgttaggccGCGGCAACATAGCTTGCGGTATTCtaattagctaacgttactgttcAAATGAATTGTTATTTGAACACGAATAGCCATGGATAACTAtagaatatacattttattagcaAGCGCACACCGCTTATTTATCTACGacgttaagctaacgttagctttcgcTTAGCGGGTTACATTCAATCTAACTTTACGTTATTGGGCGTGGAAAAGGATAGACAGGTGTTGCCGCTGCCTGCCTACCTCATTCATTTCACGTGTGCCTTGCAACGTTATAAGTTGAGGCTAACTAACGTTAACAGGGTCGGTGTGTTATGAATGTGTCGTGAACAAAGCGTTTAAAGCCTTTCTGCATTGACTGCAGAGACCTTATGAAGGCGGAGACGACGAGGCGCCCAGGCTTTGAGATGTGTCCTGCCCAGACTCAATTAACCTTCTGTACCGAGTCTCTCTGGCGACCAACGCATGCATGAGAACACCGCTGATCTAGATGGACGACCCCGACTGACCTACTGGAGTTATTCTCTGAGACATAACTGTTAACTTAGAAacaatgtctgtctctgtgagtacagttttgtctcttttgtttgtATGAATTTGCATGCACCTTATGTGATTGTATCATAAATGTGATCactagaaaaaaatacataatctACTGGGaatgtttttaccttttgtgTCGTATCTATATATTTTATCAGGATCCTTATTGCCTCCATTACTGTTTTTAAGGGGGTCCCACATGGCTCAACGGAGCCTAGTTGTCCCCAGGGGGTTGgtttagaaaatgaaagggGTCCTGACTCTCTGGCTTTGGGTTGGCAATTAAATCCTAAACAGCAAGGGACAGATGTGCCTCTTgtcccctcccccttcctctcaTCTGCTCATTACCATTAGGCCCTTATGTCCATTTGATCATTGATCCTCCCTGACTgcccctttcttttctttctcccttcctttatgattattaacacagctgtaaatTTATAGTTTGTCATGATgcaagtttttatattttaatttttttgtgttcactAATCCTCTTCGTGTacttctttctctcacactgaCATTTTACGAGATCTTCCCTATTCACTCTCCATTCAATAGCCCTCAACAATCAAACCTTTTATAATCCTGACTTGGATTGACCATGTCAAtatacttgtttgtttgtggtatGCAGATGTAAGACACTCTCTTGGGTGAATTTAGGATGTCGAttaagtgtgtgggtgtgtttgtgtgtgtgtttgtttctaaaTGGAAAAGTCTGTGTTAATGACTTTTAAGCTTGTCCTATTTCTCAGACTGTATTGGCAAAGGCCCTGTTCGACAACACGGCAGAGAGCCCGGAGGAGCTGGCTTTCCGGAAGGGTGACATACTGATGGTTCTTGAACAGGAACAGGGTGGCGGGCCAGGGTGGTGGCTCTGCTCCCTGCATGGCAGACAGGGCATTGTCCCTGCCAACCGCCTTCGACTCCTTCAGACTGCCCCACCCCCAGGCTCAGACCCCCGTCGGGGTCCCGTTGAGGACTCTGTCTACTTGTCGCCGGTTCCTCCACTGGCCCGGACTGCTGTCGGCAGTAGCGCAGAAGACATAGATGGAGTGTATCGCTCCCCGCCAGGCGTGGGTGAGGGACGAGGAGCTGCCTCAAGGCCCGGGGAGCTACGGAGAGTCGAGTGTGGGCGCCCACGCTCACACTCCAGCTCTGGCACTCGGCCTAGACCTGACTGGGATTTAGGAGTGGCAGGGCGTCCACGCTCACCCTCTCTGAGAGGACGAAGCACAGAAATGACAGGAACACTTTATCAGACTCCAGTAAGTCCCATGCCCTTAGCAGCTCAGCATACCAGACAGCCAGGGGCTCTCATGACTTCAGAGTCAGTGTACCTCGCCCCCACCGGAGTTCCAAGGGCAGCTGATGAACCAGAGGACACTACATATCTAGTCCCTAGAGAAACACTAACAGGACACTCTGAAGACTGTTACTTGGTGCCCAAAGGTACACCACTTGCAGGTGACAGTGTTTACCAATCCCCAACAGGAGGAGTTGCGGGCACTGCTGTCTGCTCTGATGGCCCTAGTGGAACACTCTGTACCCCACCTTCGAAAGTGAGCCAAGACACACCTGGAATGTACCAAACACCTACCCCTGTGGGAGCAAGCCTTCACAGGACTTCAGCCACGGCTTTGGCCCACCAGCATCCATCTCAGTTATCACTAGTCCAAGCATCTCCCAGACCTCTGCTCAAGGGAGTTTCACCCAAACCGGCTGTTGCCAAGGGCAAACCAGGCCTGGCCTGTAACCGTGGGTCTCCTTTGCTGATCCGAGCAGGGCAGGGCAGGGTTCCTGGATCACCAAACTTTACCCGCAAACCTCGTCCACCAGCACCTCCAGTGAGGGGAGTGACCAGGAAAGATGCCACGCAATCATCAGCTAATTCTAACAGTGTCCCCAAACCCAATGCTCAGGTCACTTCTGCAAGCCTGCAGCAAGAAGAGGACAAACAGAGGGGACTTCCTACGAGTAAGGAGGAAAGGATAAATAATGGCCTGGAGAAAAGTAATAACATGCTGaacaaaaaagtagaaatttgGGATTACTCAGATGGTGTGGATGACCAGGTATGTAATGGCTACTTCAACTATCACACTGTtgaaagttatttattttaaattttattgtCATGTTGTAGGTTGATTCATATTGTAATTGCTCCAAAACTGTATTTTGTCTTTGGGAGGCTTTGAGTGTAGTGAGTTTTACATGTTGTTTTCACGTTTGAAAATTCACAAAATTTGATCGACCAAGACCTGCAATCATAATTTGGTCTTGTGCTAACATTGTCTTGGTAGGTGTATGATACCCCTCCCAGAGGCAGGTGGCAATGTCCAGTCCCATCTTCCcttggtgatgatgatgatgatgctgatgatgg contains:
- the dhrs4 gene encoding dehydrogenase/reductase SDR family member 4 isoform X1 encodes the protein MNCRVMLRSVFRCIRTNPVAGQRRMSQSSLAGKVAIVTASTDGIGLAAAQALGKRGAHVVVSSRRQANVDKAVALLQSQSIQVTGTTCNVGKGDEREKLVQMTLDQCGGIDILVSNAAVNPFFGNIMESTEDVWDKILSVNVKSAFLMTKLVVPHMEKRGGGNVVFVSSVAGYQPMQALGPYSVSKTALLGLTRVLAPELAHSNIRVNCVAPGVIKTRFSSALWGNEDIMDEFKRQLSIKRVGEPEEVGGVIAFLCSEEASYITGETITVTGGIGCRL
- the efs gene encoding embryonal Fyn-associated substrate isoform X2, giving the protein MSVSTVLAKALFDNTAESPEELAFRKGDILMVLEQEQGGGPGWWLCSLHGRQGIVPANRLRLLQTAPPPGSDPRRGPVEDSVYLSPVPPLARTAVGSSAEDIDGVYRSPPGVGEGRGAASRPGELRRVECGRPRSHSSSGTRPRPDWDLGVAGRPRSPSLRGRSTEMTGTLYQTPVSPMPLAAQHTRQPGALMTSESVYLAPTGVPRAADEPEDTTYLVPRETLTGHSEDCYLVPKGTPLAGDSVYQSPTGGVAGTAVCSDGPSGTLCTPPSKVSQDTPGMYQTPTPVGASLHRTSATALAHQHPSQLSLVQASPRPLLKGVSPKPAVAKGKPGLACNRGSPLLIRAGQGRVPGSPNFTRKPRPPAPPVRGVTRKDATQSSANSNSVPKPNAQVTSASLQQEEDKQRGLPTSKEERINNGLEKSNNMLNKKVEIWDYSDGVDDQVYDTPPRGRWQCPVPSSLGDDDDDADDGIYDTPRSGPPQADSETEVYDVPTITLNLSTSDVKPDEVDDDVYSVPTLPGLPLGPGESTNSLSGDDVGQVYRVPGPEKRACSGGHNRDSSEHDCGIYDMPALTAEILPHSLSSSSTSTRRLSVSSNGSGDVQWRATLSSLVHSVLNTASSSASALSSRDLATSLAEILSTWKASHSDDPPPPLQQAWARLSDLLPALSAIGNAPPSEGLLTLVQRSLEESALLLQAQGRPRLPSQDSLSRRPLPALPVPDGKSSGGGMGSRKGSWIQERPLPPTPQPAFPLPPTLSTVTLTVGPIDGEDDPSNEYAGIGLTPIPAPVPTGDSVGYVKLQGKPEPLPDVLGENGHIQTITAEPTCALFTNEHCDSLIQLDAAFQLLMWS
- the dhrs4 gene encoding dehydrogenase/reductase SDR family member 4 isoform X2, coding for MLRSVFRCIRTNPVAGQRRMSQSSLAGKVAIVTASTDGIGLAAAQALGKRGAHVVVSSRRQANVDKAVALLQSQSIQVTGTTCNVGKGDEREKLVQMTLDQCGGIDILVSNAAVNPFFGNIMESTEDVWDKILSVNVKSAFLMTKLVVPHMEKRGGGNVVFVSSVAGYQPMQALGPYSVSKTALLGLTRVLAPELAHSNIRVNCVAPGVIKTRFSSALWGNEDIMDEFKRQLSIKRVGEPEEVGGVIAFLCSEEASYITGETITVTGGIGCRL